Sequence from the Bremerella volcania genome:
GAGCTCGCCAAACCGATTGGTGTGACCAGCAATCACCCGTTCTGGTCCGAGGATCGTCAAGCCTTTGTGACCGCAGGCGAACTGAAACCAGGCGAACATCTTCAATCCGGGGACAAAACCGTGACCCTCAGGCGAGTCGATGCCGTACCGGGCGAACGTCGCGTCTATAATCTCGAAGTTCACGGAGATCATATTTACCGTGTTAGCTGCCTAGGCATTCTGGTCCACAATGCCAGTGCGAAGACCTATCCTAGAGATTACCAAACCAAAAACACCCGACAACAAAGTGCCAACTACAACAGTGAGGGGGAAGCGAGAGCTTTGGCCCGTCAAAAAGTAGGGAAAAATCCAGTGGATGTAGGCGACAATAAATTGCGGAGCCAGGACGGACGCTGGCAGTATCGTGCCAAGCCAGTCGATACTAACCAAAACCATGTCCACCTTGAAAAGCTAGACCCAGTCACCGGCGAGGTACTTGAAAACTGGCATTTAAATTACCCTGAGGGATCATGAACCGTTTTCTCGAAATGGCGTCGGCATGCCAGCTATCGAAATACGAAGATCACGTATATTCAGCCGATCTTCGCTTTGACCTCCAGAACATCTCGAACTTTGTCGTCGAGTGCGAGATGCTACGCCAGGGAATCAGTTCTGGGCTGACGCTTGGTGGCGACAGATTCCAGGTTGCTCTCCGATTCAACGAATCGACCGCTCTATCAAGTTCACTGCTTGAGAATCCTCGCAGATGCATTATCACGCTGAATACCATCGATTTGGAGGCCATCGTTGCGTTCTTGCTGCGATATCTACGCGATGGTCTTGCCGAAGTATCGCACCTCGATATTGATCTGCAGCAACAAGAAGCCGACCAAGTCGACTTGGTAATCTACGCCGCCGATTCTCAGTCTCCCATGGGCGCGGAAGAGGCCAAGCGGTTGTTGGACGCCGACGATTGACTTTGTTCGACTTAGAACCTGTCTGTGAAGCCGCTATTATTTCTTCTAGCTATGTCTACGGAAAAGGACCTTCGACATCAAATTGAGTTTCTCAAGACGGAAAACGAAATGCTCCTCGAGCGGGTGCAAAAAAAGAAACTCTTCCTGCGGCAAGGCAAACGCGAACGACTTCTTAAGCTAGGATCCGTGCTTGGTTCCGCTATTCGCCAATTGATTACCAGCGAGGACCGGCCGACCCCTTGTGAATAGGATCAATCGCGAGTTCGTCGTTCTTGTCGCCAAGGAAACCGGTTGGGCTACAGCCGAATACTGGGAGAGATTCGGAAGCTTGGTATCGGCCGCATATCGCGGCAGACCGTGAAGAACATCTTGGTCGAAAATGGATGGACTTGACCCAGGTCCCGAGCGTGGGTGAGGAACATGGTCTGAGTTTTTGAAAGCACACCACCACACGCTTTGGGAGCGCGACTTCTTCAGCAAACGCATCTGGACATCGACAGGGCCGCGTAGAAACCCAATTTGACGATTCCGATAAACGATATCCTGGTGCTCAATTATTCAGGCCGGATCCCCCGTTCTCTTTCGATTGCGGCTTCAAACGCCGCCACGGTTTCCGGTGACGGCTTGAAGGATCCGGGACGTTTTCCCCGGGCAATATCCATCGGCGTTGTTCCGTACTTGCTTTTGCGATTCCAAACCCTGGACTCCGCACCGAGGCGATGAAGTTCAGTGACCACCGTCGGGAAATTTCGGTAAGCGGCACCATGCATGACCGTTTCACCGTTTCCGTCGACATGATTGACATCCGCGCCCAAGCTGCAAAGAAGGCCGAGTGTTGCAATGACTTCTTCGGGCGTTCCTG
This genomic interval carries:
- a CDS encoding Hint domain-containing protein codes for the protein MFISRAAGWWVTGCLTLGVGLLLASQMPGSNGDPTVEERIVSIEDVRLGDRVDTDASSVAKQQAISTVDQRPYWDLQPVSADDWKAVKLQVSKDGDVFDVQLLRPNRWFLENEVVEGGQVHLELPEQSIDDPAEVMQIGDCPTLAPGRGRIVTGLISHVRGGILNLHVEELAKPIGVTSNHPFWSEDRQAFVTAGELKPGEHLQSGDKTVTLRRVDAVPGERRVYNLEVHGDHIYRVSCLGILVHNASAKTYPRDYQTKNTRQQSANYNSEGEARALARQKVGKNPVDVGDNKLRSQDGRWQYRAKPVDTNQNHVHLEKLDPVTGEVLENWHLNYPEGS